The following are encoded together in the Erwinia sp. E602 genome:
- a CDS encoding carbohydrate porin, protein MNIRNYLCVLTLFSVPAVAGITFDTPEGSLKLYGDVEFNVDAASRTGQLTSLRTSAGKDWKAGDAERWDVNGRILIGLDGYRLMDNRNFAGFTVQPLADLTGSMNLDDAAFFFGREQDWKFKVGRYEAYDMFPLNQDTLIEYSGNTANNLYNDGYGYIYMMKEGRGRSSSGGAVQLSKQSGPFYFEVNAQASDGTTLFQERNYHGNALDNKKNTIYLRPVVAWSYNDLSAAIAMERNVVSNAYGYTDSNGQFSDQSKRNGYGATFTWNGQRANPEDGVVLNLSTAWLDATGEKDFSAGSNILWHDLELGYIYANNDVKEFNLANLDVNSDGEFILGKYTIHTLHTSYRIRNVMEMNNFDIYLGAYWSKLNIEQQQDDKDRYGARVRFKYHF, encoded by the coding sequence ATGAATATCAGAAATTACCTCTGTGTATTAACCCTGTTCAGCGTTCCGGCCGTGGCGGGGATCACCTTTGATACACCGGAGGGCAGCCTTAAATTATACGGTGACGTTGAATTTAACGTCGATGCCGCCAGCCGCACCGGGCAGTTAACTTCGCTGCGTACCAGCGCCGGTAAAGACTGGAAAGCCGGTGATGCGGAGCGCTGGGACGTAAACGGGCGCATCCTGATTGGCCTGGACGGCTATCGGCTGATGGATAACCGCAACTTTGCCGGTTTTACCGTGCAGCCGCTGGCCGACCTGACCGGCTCAATGAACCTCGATGATGCCGCGTTCTTCTTTGGCAGAGAGCAGGACTGGAAATTCAAAGTGGGCCGCTATGAAGCCTATGATATGTTCCCGCTGAATCAGGATACGCTGATTGAGTACTCGGGTAACACTGCCAATAACCTCTATAACGACGGCTACGGCTACATTTATATGATGAAAGAGGGGCGCGGCCGCAGCAGCTCCGGCGGTGCCGTGCAGCTCAGCAAACAGAGCGGCCCGTTCTATTTCGAAGTCAATGCGCAGGCCAGCGACGGCACCACGCTGTTCCAGGAAAGGAACTATCACGGCAACGCGCTGGATAATAAAAAGAACACCATTTACCTGCGCCCGGTGGTGGCCTGGTCGTATAACGATCTCTCTGCCGCCATCGCCATGGAGCGCAACGTGGTCAGCAACGCCTATGGTTACACTGACAGTAACGGCCAGTTCAGCGACCAGTCAAAGCGTAACGGCTACGGTGCCACCTTTACCTGGAACGGCCAGCGCGCTAACCCGGAAGATGGCGTGGTGCTGAATCTGAGCACCGCCTGGCTGGATGCCACCGGGGAGAAAGACTTCAGCGCCGGCAGTAATATTCTCTGGCACGATCTGGAGCTGGGCTATATTTACGCCAATAATGACGTCAAAGAGTTTAATCTGGCGAACCTGGATGTAAACAGTGACGGTGAATTTATTCTGGGTAAATACACCATCCATACGCTGCACACCTCTTACCGTATCCGTAACGTGATGGAGATGAATAATTTTGATATTTATCTTGGTGCCTACTGGTCGAAGCTGAATATCGAACAGCAGCAGGATGATAAAGACCGCTACGGTGCCCGGGTAAGATTTAAATACCATTTCTGA
- a CDS encoding DinI-like family protein, with protein sequence MFVELIYDKRNVAGLANAGELIRNELEKRVQRVFPEMEVKVKAMQANGVKTDVSKTDKATLMRIIEEMFDEADQWLVSESF encoded by the coding sequence ATGTTTGTTGAACTGATTTATGACAAGCGCAACGTTGCCGGGCTGGCCAACGCCGGGGAGTTGATTCGCAACGAACTGGAAAAACGCGTGCAGCGCGTGTTTCCGGAAATGGAGGTCAAAGTCAAAGCGATGCAGGCGAACGGGGTGAAAACTGACGTCAGCAAAACGGACAAAGCCACGCTGATGCGGATTATTGAAGAGATGTTCGACGAGGCCGATCAGTGGCTGGTGTCCGAGTCTTTCTGA
- the ldcA gene encoding muramoyltetrapeptide carboxypeptidase — MAITPRNIHLIAPSGYCHNQPAARLGVARLRGWGHRVDNTAVIERRDRRFAGDDDTRLADINRLASMAELPDIVLAVRGGYGASRLLPRLNYAALGERLRDAPLALCGHSDFTAIQLALLAQCGVKSFSGPMLAANFGPETLNDFTLGCFWQALSSESFTLDWQTSEAAGEVNASGTLWGGNLAMIASLAGTPYLPAIEGGIMVIEDINEHPFRTERMLLQLLYSGVLARQSAIVTGSFTGATLSDYDGGYDFPDVWQLIRNLTGLPVVSGLAFGHAADTVTLPLGAHGRLAVSDGHAALTLSDYPQLR; from the coding sequence ATGGCAATCACTCCGCGCAACATCCATCTGATCGCCCCTTCCGGCTATTGCCACAATCAGCCGGCGGCCCGTCTTGGCGTCGCGCGGCTGCGCGGCTGGGGGCATCGGGTCGATAACACTGCGGTCATTGAGCGCCGCGACCGGCGCTTTGCCGGCGACGACGATACCCGGCTGGCGGATATCAACCGGCTGGCCAGCATGGCCGAACTCCCTGATATCGTGCTGGCGGTACGCGGCGGCTACGGCGCCAGCCGCCTGCTCCCCCGGCTGAACTATGCCGCTCTCGGAGAACGACTGCGCGATGCGCCGCTGGCGCTTTGCGGCCACAGCGACTTCACCGCCATCCAGCTCGCGCTGCTGGCACAGTGCGGGGTAAAAAGCTTCAGCGGGCCGATGCTGGCCGCCAACTTTGGCCCGGAAACCCTTAATGACTTTACGCTTGGGTGCTTCTGGCAGGCGCTGAGCAGCGAAAGCTTCACCCTCGACTGGCAGACCAGCGAGGCGGCAGGGGAAGTTAACGCCAGCGGCACCCTGTGGGGCGGAAACCTGGCGATGATCGCCTCGCTGGCCGGCACGCCGTATCTGCCCGCGATTGAGGGAGGGATTATGGTGATCGAAGACATTAACGAGCACCCATTCCGCACCGAACGTATGCTGCTGCAGCTGCTGTACAGCGGCGTGCTGGCGCGGCAATCCGCTATTGTTACCGGCAGCTTTACCGGCGCAACGCTGAGTGATTATGACGGCGGCTACGATTTCCCGGACGTCTGGCAGCTGATCCGTAATCTGACCGGCCTGCCGGTAGTCAGCGGGCTGGCTTTTGGGCATGCCGCCGATACGGTGACGCTGCCGCTGGGGGCGCACGGCAGGCTGGCCGTTAGCGACGGCCACGCCGCACTGACCCTGTCGGACTATCCGCAGCTGCGTTAG
- a CDS encoding PTS fructose transporter subunit IIB: MNIVGVTSCIAGLAHTPMAAKSLEKEGSKLGHQIKIEQQGAMGILNKITPQEVAAADFVLIAADRSIEEEERFAGKVIIRVKIGQCVGHAAEVIAKCVTAVAARQQS, translated from the coding sequence ATGAATATTGTCGGAGTGACCTCCTGTATTGCCGGACTGGCGCATACGCCGATGGCGGCAAAATCGCTGGAGAAAGAGGGCAGCAAACTGGGGCATCAGATCAAAATTGAGCAGCAGGGGGCGATGGGCATCCTGAATAAAATTACCCCGCAGGAGGTGGCCGCCGCCGATTTTGTGCTGATCGCCGCCGACCGCTCGATTGAAGAGGAGGAGCGCTTCGCCGGGAAAGTGATTATCCGGGTGAAAATCGGCCAGTGTGTCGGCCATGCGGCCGAGGTGATCGCCAAATGCGTGACGGCGGTTGCCGCCCGTCAGCAATCATAA
- a CDS encoding PTS sugar transporter subunit IIA, with product MRLFTNKRVRDIFNQIAQGTVTQSALAQAMNVSTRTIRSDLKALSDIVSHSGNSLIYDRKKGFSIDVADRAGFSSLLEQSQRPWKEARCAAERRRALLTALLHQDGAVSLEALEARWFISIYSLRNDVAVLRRHFAHYAIAVQADGQDRLTLAGSETALRRCIYEHLLQAKDVEEEYQTLFATSGRIADLKQSLSQAFLLQGLALSDVNLRFFTLICAIACGRIRAGRAIGGFTFPDVEPQWQQLAGEILQLQLAVSGVEQSEVDYLAMNLAAFCSALPLGQPNAGLYVAEQAVMNHFLSYISSAWFCELNYDDLSRENLLRHITAMRIRVNFGITIINPLIEQIKRHYPLIYEMTLAAFSELDLWFSGPISDDEIGYLVMHIGAILEETQSRDAQHPVTALLVSDQGDAATRLVCQKIIRMYPNIMINRCLSVARYQQLAQVEEDLVVTLAEVEEKHPRTISLPPLPDRGQLESIKPLLSVARPSPEAMSNWFPAAHFTIIRDADYDKAALIAMMAGQLQSSGRVDTSYADSVMEREARASTLLDDKIAIPHPMGLVALSTVVAVAIFPQGIEWDEGKVVRLVFMLAISGDAFADSMLIYDYLTNILDDDVIDKLSQSDSHNDFILRSENYFLQA from the coding sequence ATGAGACTGTTCACCAACAAGCGGGTCAGAGATATTTTCAATCAGATTGCACAGGGCACCGTGACGCAAAGCGCGCTGGCGCAGGCGATGAACGTCTCCACGCGGACCATTCGCAGCGATCTGAAAGCGCTCAGCGATATCGTCAGCCACTCGGGTAACAGTCTTATTTACGATCGTAAAAAAGGGTTTTCGATTGACGTGGCCGACCGCGCCGGGTTCAGTTCGCTGCTCGAACAGTCGCAGCGTCCGTGGAAAGAGGCGCGCTGTGCGGCAGAGCGTCGCCGCGCGCTGCTGACGGCACTGCTGCATCAGGATGGCGCGGTGTCGCTGGAGGCGCTGGAAGCCCGCTGGTTTATCAGTATCTACAGCCTGCGCAACGATGTCGCGGTGCTGCGGCGGCACTTTGCCCACTACGCTATCGCGGTGCAGGCCGACGGCCAGGATCGGCTGACCCTGGCCGGCAGTGAAACCGCGTTGCGGCGCTGCATCTATGAACATCTGCTGCAGGCGAAGGATGTGGAAGAGGAGTATCAGACACTGTTTGCCACGTCGGGCAGGATTGCCGACCTGAAACAGTCGCTCAGCCAGGCGTTTCTGCTGCAGGGGCTGGCGTTAAGCGACGTCAACCTGCGCTTTTTTACCCTGATCTGCGCCATCGCCTGCGGCAGGATCCGCGCCGGCAGGGCGATCGGCGGGTTTACCTTCCCCGACGTCGAGCCGCAGTGGCAGCAGCTTGCCGGCGAGATCCTGCAGCTGCAGCTGGCGGTCAGCGGGGTGGAACAGAGCGAGGTGGACTATCTGGCGATGAACCTGGCGGCATTTTGTTCCGCGCTCCCGCTCGGCCAGCCCAACGCAGGCCTGTACGTGGCCGAACAGGCGGTGATGAATCATTTTCTCAGCTACATCAGCAGCGCCTGGTTTTGTGAGCTGAACTATGACGATCTGTCGCGGGAAAACCTGCTCAGACACATTACCGCGATGCGTATTCGGGTGAATTTCGGCATAACCATTATCAATCCGCTGATTGAACAGATTAAACGCCACTACCCGCTGATTTATGAAATGACGCTGGCGGCGTTCAGCGAGCTGGATCTGTGGTTCAGCGGGCCGATCAGCGACGACGAGATCGGTTATCTGGTGATGCATATCGGGGCCATTCTGGAGGAGACGCAGTCGAGGGACGCGCAGCACCCGGTCACCGCGCTGCTGGTCAGCGATCAGGGAGACGCCGCCACCCGGCTGGTGTGCCAGAAGATTATCCGTATGTACCCGAACATTATGATTAATCGCTGCCTCTCTGTGGCCCGCTATCAGCAGCTGGCGCAGGTGGAGGAGGACCTGGTGGTCACGCTGGCGGAAGTGGAAGAGAAGCACCCGCGAACCATCAGCCTGCCACCGCTGCCCGATCGCGGCCAGCTGGAGAGCATTAAGCCGCTGCTGTCCGTGGCCAGACCGTCGCCGGAGGCGATGAGCAACTGGTTCCCGGCGGCACATTTCACCATCATTCGCGATGCGGACTACGACAAAGCCGCGCTGATTGCCATGATGGCCGGGCAGCTGCAGAGCAGTGGCCGGGTGGATACCAGCTACGCGGATTCGGTAATGGAGCGTGAGGCGCGCGCCTCGACGCTGCTGGATGATAAAATTGCCATCCCCCATCCGATGGGGCTGGTGGCGCTCAGTACGGTGGTGGCGGTGGCGATATTCCCGCAGGGCATCGAATGGGATGAGGGCAAAGTTGTCAGGCTGGTCTTTATGCTGGCCATCAGCGGGGATGCGTTTGCCGACAGTATGCTGATCTATGATTACCTGACCAATATTCTGGATGATGACGTGATTGATAAATTAAGTCAGTCAGACAGCCATAACGATTTTATTCTGCGCTCGGAGAACTATTTTTTACAGGCTTAA
- the mngB gene encoding mannosylglycerate hydrolase, giving the protein MMKQKTVHIYSHTHWDQEWYFTQSRSRIYLFNHVKNLLRVLEENADFPCYLLDAQSSLIESYLQWAPEDRERLYKLVREQRLLTGPWFTQTDMLVVHQESVVRNLWYGMEIAAEAGHAMPLGYIPDCFGQGGNMPQIFRQFGIKHALFWRGIADNTLHETEFFWQGDNGEQVFAVQMPWGYHYGGLLDETPETLPAFLNEKMAAIEARSQRQHLLYPHGFDQAPVRENLPQLVRQFNECDPQRHYQVASPLAFVQALEAEVAGQARVLPGELTEGKHSRVHKSIFSCRADLKQLNNEIEALLVNTLEPVLAIGRGLGLDYPARIVADIWKLMFYNAAHDSIGGCNSDATNRDIHQRYIHARDLAVSLLELHTRLISQRIPRDEEYSFTVFNPLTSPLAPQITFEAWLPGLPFTLRDARGRALPYVIEEQQELTAYVLNQTIRLNPGKPYHKPEKVYRTRLTVAASELPALGYSRWHLDFSADGASWPQQDDQRVIENASYRIEVDADGLLTITDKASGKRYPRQMLFVENGDDGDSYNYSPPRDDLIVTSEGALVAASRSGHDLSQSLELTYRLAVPHDLNERAQGVTGGSMTLSATVTLQQDALIRFDVKVDNQVLSHRLCVHFASDISARVSHADQLFGVVSRPVALSESLQVWQAENWHEKPIAIEPMQSYVSLHEEQHGFTLHTNGVREYEVVGERFDTLSLTLFRTFSHMGRENLLYRPGRASGESVVATPDAQLQGELRFSFAWRICQGSFDQAQHGRVSKQWLTTFPVYQDSDFLNGRLRFCLADQPRDLPREYSLLNLPAGPDDALVSVVKCAEQGSGIIVRLYNPQRDRAVSVPSLTGARFVMLDERTPMVARQQLNRNDVQTLYVETE; this is encoded by the coding sequence ATGATGAAGCAGAAAACCGTTCATATTTACAGCCACACGCACTGGGATCAGGAGTGGTACTTCACCCAGTCCCGCTCGCGGATTTATCTGTTTAACCACGTGAAAAATCTGCTGCGCGTGCTGGAAGAGAATGCCGATTTTCCCTGCTACCTGCTGGATGCGCAAAGTTCACTGATTGAAAGCTACCTGCAGTGGGCACCGGAAGACCGCGAGCGGCTGTATAAGCTGGTCAGGGAGCAACGCCTGCTGACCGGGCCGTGGTTTACCCAGACCGATATGCTGGTGGTGCACCAGGAGTCGGTGGTGCGTAACCTGTGGTACGGCATGGAAATTGCCGCCGAGGCCGGGCACGCGATGCCGCTCGGCTATATCCCGGACTGCTTTGGCCAGGGCGGCAATATGCCGCAGATCTTCCGCCAGTTCGGTATTAAGCACGCGCTGTTCTGGCGCGGCATCGCCGACAATACGCTGCACGAAACCGAGTTCTTCTGGCAGGGTGACAACGGTGAGCAGGTGTTCGCGGTACAGATGCCGTGGGGCTATCACTACGGTGGCCTGCTGGATGAAACCCCGGAAACCCTGCCGGCGTTTCTGAATGAGAAAATGGCCGCCATCGAAGCGCGCAGCCAGCGACAGCATCTGCTCTATCCGCACGGTTTCGACCAGGCCCCGGTCCGGGAAAACCTGCCGCAGCTGGTGCGCCAGTTCAACGAGTGCGACCCGCAGCGCCACTATCAGGTCGCCAGCCCGCTGGCGTTTGTGCAGGCGCTGGAGGCGGAGGTCGCTGGGCAGGCGCGGGTGCTGCCGGGCGAGCTGACCGAAGGCAAGCACTCGCGGGTGCACAAGTCGATCTTCTCCTGCCGGGCGGATCTGAAACAGCTGAACAATGAGATCGAAGCGCTGCTGGTCAACACCCTCGAACCGGTGCTGGCGATTGGCCGCGGGCTGGGGCTGGACTACCCGGCCAGGATCGTCGCCGATATCTGGAAGCTGATGTTCTATAACGCCGCCCACGACAGCATTGGCGGTTGCAACAGCGACGCGACCAACCGCGATATTCACCAGCGCTATATTCATGCGCGCGATCTGGCGGTCAGTCTGCTGGAGCTGCACACCCGCTTAATCAGCCAGCGTATACCGCGTGATGAAGAGTACAGCTTCACCGTGTTTAACCCGCTGACCAGCCCGCTGGCACCGCAGATCACCTTTGAGGCCTGGCTGCCGGGGCTGCCGTTCACCCTGCGTGATGCCCGCGGCCGGGCGCTGCCGTACGTGATTGAAGAGCAGCAGGAGCTGACTGCCTACGTGCTGAATCAGACTATCCGCCTCAACCCCGGCAAGCCTTACCATAAGCCGGAAAAGGTCTACCGTACCCGGCTGACCGTGGCGGCCAGCGAACTGCCGGCGCTCGGCTACAGCCGCTGGCATCTCGACTTCAGCGCCGACGGCGCCAGCTGGCCGCAGCAGGACGACCAGCGGGTGATTGAGAACGCCAGCTACCGCATCGAGGTGGATGCGGACGGGCTGCTGACCATTACCGACAAAGCCAGCGGCAAACGCTATCCGCGACAGATGCTGTTTGTGGAAAACGGCGACGACGGCGACTCCTACAACTACTCGCCGCCGCGCGACGATCTGATCGTCACCTCTGAGGGGGCGCTGGTGGCGGCCAGCCGCAGCGGGCACGATCTCAGCCAGTCGCTTGAGCTGACGTACCGCCTGGCGGTGCCGCACGACCTCAACGAACGGGCGCAGGGGGTCACCGGCGGCAGCATGACCCTGTCCGCTACGGTGACGCTGCAACAGGACGCGCTGATCCGCTTTGACGTGAAGGTGGATAACCAGGTGCTCAGCCACCGCCTGTGCGTGCATTTTGCCAGCGATATCTCCGCCCGCGTCTCCCATGCCGACCAGCTGTTCGGCGTGGTCAGCCGCCCGGTTGCGCTGAGCGAATCACTGCAGGTGTGGCAGGCGGAGAACTGGCATGAAAAACCGATCGCCATTGAACCGATGCAGAGCTACGTCAGCCTGCACGAAGAGCAGCACGGTTTCACCCTGCACACCAACGGCGTGCGCGAGTATGAAGTGGTCGGTGAGCGGTTCGATACCCTGTCCCTGACCCTGTTCCGTACCTTCAGCCATATGGGCCGTGAAAATCTGCTCTATCGTCCTGGCCGCGCCTCGGGTGAGTCGGTGGTCGCCACGCCGGATGCCCAACTGCAGGGGGAGCTGCGCTTCAGCTTCGCCTGGCGCATCTGCCAGGGCTCCTTTGACCAGGCGCAACACGGCCGGGTATCTAAACAGTGGCTGACCACCTTCCCGGTGTATCAGGACAGCGATTTCCTTAACGGACGCCTGCGCTTCTGTCTGGCGGACCAGCCGCGCGACCTGCCGCGCGAGTACAGCCTGCTTAACCTGCCTGCCGGGCCGGATGATGCGTTGGTCAGCGTGGTCAAATGCGCGGAACAGGGTAGCGGCATCATCGTGCGCCTGTACAATCCGCAGCGCGACCGGGCGGTCAGCGTGCCGTCGCTGACCGGGGCGCGTTTTGTGATGCTGGATGAACGGACGCCGATGGTCGCCAGGCAGCAGCTGAACCGCAACGATGTGCAGACGCTGTATGTAGAAACGGAATAA
- the emtA gene encoding membrane-bound lytic murein transglycosylase EmtA, with protein sequence MKTSVKTVAIAAALLLAGCASETPKRIVSQPSSPLITTPPKQSTQPWSGVTRHTAHNYGVDPKLVDAIIAVESGGNPTVVSKSNAVGLMQIKASTAGREVYRSQGKGGQPSKSELRDPVKNIDIGTAYLRILQQQQLAGIRNPETLRYATIVAYVNGAGALLRTFSRDRDRAIAMINAMSPEEFTRHVQDKHPAAQAPRYLWKVNSTYRTI encoded by the coding sequence GTGAAAACAAGCGTGAAGACGGTAGCGATAGCCGCTGCCTTACTGCTGGCGGGCTGCGCCAGCGAAACCCCAAAACGAATCGTCAGTCAGCCCTCTTCACCGCTGATTACCACACCGCCGAAACAGTCCACGCAGCCGTGGTCCGGCGTAACCCGCCATACGGCGCATAACTACGGCGTTGACCCGAAGCTGGTGGATGCGATTATTGCGGTGGAGTCCGGCGGCAACCCGACGGTGGTCAGCAAATCGAACGCGGTGGGGCTGATGCAGATCAAAGCCTCGACGGCCGGGCGTGAAGTGTACCGTTCGCAGGGCAAGGGCGGCCAGCCGAGCAAGTCTGAACTGCGCGACCCGGTAAAAAATATCGATATCGGCACCGCCTATCTGCGCATCCTGCAGCAGCAGCAGCTGGCCGGCATCCGTAATCCGGAAACGCTGCGCTATGCCACCATCGTGGCCTACGTTAACGGTGCCGGCGCGCTGCTGCGCACCTTCTCACGCGACCGCGACCGGGCCATTGCGATGATTAACGCCATGAGTCCGGAAGAGTTCACCCGCCACGTGCAGGATAAACATCCGGCGGCGCAGGCACCGCGCTATCTGTGGAAGGTGAACAGCACCTACCGCACCATCTGA
- a CDS encoding ROK family protein, whose amino-acid sequence MYLGIDIGGTKMAAVVIDSNGTEAGRYRTATVKNGYRQFIDEVIRFIAQIEQDIGETLTPGIALPGSVSALSGKIKNSNILLLNGEDLQQDLRARLGRTVSLANDANCFALSEACDGAGRGSEVVFGLTLGTGCGGGLAIGRQIFSGAWGNAAECGHLTLPGYHPAADGPAVTCYCGRDNCSESFISGSGFAERYLQLTGDALSTPEILQLARTGHALALQQVARFRDQLARLLASVVNMVDPHVIVLGGGLSNEPLLVAEIGAQVAPNVFTDTFCTPVLTAVHGDSSGMRGAAWLARRAEAGTLA is encoded by the coding sequence ATGTATCTGGGGATAGATATTGGCGGTACCAAGATGGCGGCGGTGGTGATCGACAGCAACGGCACGGAAGCGGGGCGTTATCGCACGGCGACGGTAAAAAACGGCTACCGTCAGTTTATTGATGAGGTCATCCGTTTTATTGCGCAGATTGAGCAGGATATCGGGGAAACGCTGACCCCCGGTATTGCTCTGCCAGGCAGCGTATCTGCGCTGAGCGGTAAAATCAAAAATTCTAATATTCTGCTGCTGAACGGTGAAGATCTGCAGCAGGATCTACGGGCGAGGCTGGGCAGAACGGTCTCTCTGGCAAACGATGCCAACTGCTTCGCGCTATCAGAAGCCTGCGATGGCGCAGGGCGGGGCAGTGAGGTGGTCTTCGGGCTGACGCTGGGCACCGGCTGCGGCGGCGGGCTGGCCATCGGCCGGCAGATATTCAGCGGCGCCTGGGGCAATGCCGCAGAGTGCGGGCACCTGACGCTGCCGGGATATCACCCGGCGGCGGATGGCCCGGCGGTGACCTGCTACTGCGGGCGCGATAACTGCAGCGAGTCTTTTATCTCCGGCAGCGGCTTTGCTGAGCGGTATTTACAGCTAACGGGCGATGCGCTGAGCACGCCGGAAATTCTGCAGCTGGCACGCACAGGCCATGCGCTGGCGCTGCAGCAGGTGGCGCGTTTCCGCGATCAGCTGGCGCGGCTGCTGGCCTCGGTGGTCAATATGGTCGATCCGCACGTCATCGTACTGGGGGGCGGGCTGTCAAACGAGCCGCTGCTGGTGGCGGAGATAGGCGCACAGGTGGCACCCAACGTATTTACCGATACTTTCTGCACGCCGGTACTGACGGCAGTGCACGGCGACAGCAGCGGAATGCGCGGTGCCGCCTGGCTGGCCCGGCGGGCAGAAGCGGGAACCCTGGCTTAG
- a CDS encoding YkgJ family cysteine cluster protein: MNTIPVTQLADTPAVTCSTCAACCCQLEVMLITDTGVPKRFIDYDDWDSEVMLRLDDGWCAALDRNTMMCTIYENRPLICREFEMGADECITERQGMATMYR; encoded by the coding sequence ATGAACACTATCCCCGTTACCCAGCTTGCGGATACGCCCGCCGTCACCTGTTCCACCTGCGCCGCCTGCTGCTGCCAGCTGGAGGTGATGCTGATCACCGATACCGGGGTGCCGAAACGGTTTATCGATTACGATGACTGGGACAGTGAAGTGATGCTGCGGCTGGACGATGGCTGGTGTGCGGCGCTGGACCGCAACACCATGATGTGCACCATTTACGAAAACCGCCCGCTGATCTGCCGGGAATTCGAAATGGGTGCCGACGAGTGCATTACCGAACGCCAGGGGATGGCGACGATGTATCGCTGA
- a CDS encoding PTS sugar transporter subunit IIA, producing the protein MLIARENIFLNQAFTSKQEIFRFLARHAVAQGWAESAAAIEADLWQREQQYSTGFENQIAIPHAKTANVSQTGVIFIRLAQPIEWESLDDQPVQIIFGLLVPESGAKVLHLQIINSLASQIVEDDFRQFLFIAESENALFEFMKSRIAIEEDA; encoded by the coding sequence ATGTTAATTGCACGAGAGAACATTTTTCTGAACCAGGCCTTCACCAGTAAGCAGGAGATATTTCGCTTTCTGGCGCGCCATGCGGTGGCGCAGGGCTGGGCGGAAAGCGCCGCCGCGATTGAGGCCGACCTGTGGCAGCGCGAGCAGCAGTACTCCACCGGGTTTGAAAATCAGATCGCCATTCCCCACGCCAAAACCGCCAACGTCAGCCAGACCGGGGTGATCTTTATTCGCCTGGCGCAGCCGATTGAGTGGGAAAGCCTCGATGACCAGCCGGTACAAATTATCTTCGGCTTACTGGTGCCGGAATCCGGGGCGAAGGTTTTACATCTGCAGATCATTAACAGCCTGGCCAGCCAGATCGTTGAGGATGATTTTCGGCAGTTTCTGTTCATTGCAGAAAGCGAAAACGCGCTGTTCGAATTTATGAAATCACGCATTGCCATTGAGGAAGACGCATGA
- a CDS encoding PTS fructose transporter subunit IIC, with translation MKKIMVDIKNHLMTGISFALPIIIAGSLMVAVAKIIGLAFGAADLNAFAEQDGLSHWLYLTQETGFKIIGLMNYVLGAYVAYSIAGKKGLAAGFTAGLIASLTGSGFLGAALGGLLAGYSSEWVSRKVQITGSAATSVPLIILPFITVGLQVLVMLLLLGDVLSWLNTSLMAWVQQMTEDGTSTVLLAVVLGGMICFDLGGPVNKAAWGTGNVLFLSGVYMPAILVNVAIIIPPLGYAAARFLRPGNFSQTLKEAGNGSVIMGILGISEGAIPFTLKNPARLIPLNVLAGALGAMTVALLKAYPIMPPLGGLYGGFTVGNAWAYFAGALVGTAVIAIGANMLVNFNDSAAGDENGPVAAEEIEIKFD, from the coding sequence ATGAAAAAAATAATGGTCGATATCAAGAACCATCTGATGACCGGGATCTCCTTCGCTCTGCCGATCATTATTGCCGGTTCGCTGATGGTGGCGGTGGCGAAAATTATCGGCCTGGCCTTCGGTGCCGCCGATCTCAATGCCTTTGCCGAACAGGACGGGTTGAGCCACTGGCTGTACCTGACCCAGGAGACCGGTTTTAAAATCATCGGCCTGATGAACTACGTGCTGGGTGCCTACGTGGCCTACTCCATCGCCGGGAAAAAAGGGCTGGCCGCCGGTTTTACCGCCGGGCTGATCGCCTCGCTGACCGGCTCCGGTTTTCTCGGCGCGGCGCTGGGTGGGCTGCTGGCCGGTTACTCCTCTGAGTGGGTCTCACGCAAAGTGCAGATCACCGGGTCTGCGGCCACCTCGGTGCCGCTGATTATTCTGCCGTTTATCACCGTCGGGCTGCAGGTACTGGTGATGCTGCTGCTGCTGGGCGACGTCTTAAGCTGGCTGAACACCTCGCTGATGGCCTGGGTGCAGCAGATGACCGAAGACGGCACCAGCACGGTGCTGCTGGCGGTGGTGCTGGGCGGCATGATCTGCTTTGACCTCGGCGGCCCGGTCAATAAGGCCGCGTGGGGCACCGGCAATGTGCTGTTCCTCAGCGGCGTCTATATGCCGGCGATCCTCGTCAACGTGGCGATCATTATTCCCCCGCTCGGTTACGCGGCGGCGCGCTTCCTGCGCCCCGGCAACTTCAGCCAGACGCTGAAAGAGGCGGGCAACGGCTCGGTGATTATGGGCATTCTCGGCATCTCGGAAGGGGCGATCCCCTTCACCCTGAAAAATCCGGCGCGTTTAATCCCGCTTAACGTGCTGGCCGGTGCGCTGGGTGCGATGACGGTGGCGCTGCTGAAAGCCTACCCGATTATGCCGCCGCTGGGCGGGCTGTACGGCGGTTTTACCGTCGGCAACGCCTGGGCCTATTTTGCCGGGGCGCTGGTGGGTACCGCGGTAATCGCCATCGGGGCCAATATGCTGGTCAACTTTAACGACAGCGCCGCCGGCGATGAAAACGGTCCGGTCGCCGCTGAAGAGATTGAAATCAAATTTGATTAA